A single genomic interval of Arachis duranensis cultivar V14167 chromosome 7, aradu.V14167.gnm2.J7QH, whole genome shotgun sequence harbors:
- the LOC107459396 gene encoding uncharacterized protein LOC107459396: protein MTGVREAWKGYKTRIKGKHFERYNNIEDMLKNRPLDIPEVQFRKLIAYWSIPSVKALSRLNSENRKKQQHQHRMGPISFARVRNEMREMNENKEDPSQVDVFVATRTGRKGKELDSGTQAVIVSHNKLK, encoded by the exons ATGACTGGTGTTCGAGAAGCTTGGAAAGGTTACaaaacaagaatcaagggaAAGCATTTTGAGAGATATAACAACATTGAAGATATGCTGAAAAATCGCCCTTTAGATATTCCAGAAGTTCAATTTCGAAAGTTAATTGCATATTGGAGTATTCCTTCTGTTAAG GCTCTATCTCGTTTAAATTCTGAAAATCGTAAAAAGCAACAACATCAACATCGAATGGGACCTATAAGTTTTGCAAGAGTGCGTAATGAAATg CGTGAAATGAATGAGAACAAAGAAGACCCATCACaggttgatgtgtttgttgcaACTCGAACTGGACGAAAAGGAAAAGAGCTTGATTCAGGAACACAAGCTGTTATTGTAAGTCATAATAAGTTGAAGTAG
- the LOC107459288 gene encoding cytochrome P450 71D9-like produces MLGVEIVDLHNELKYLKSVVKETLRLHPPAPLLIPRECREACEINGYHIPVKSKVTVNAWAIGRDPNYYCEPERFYPERFTDSTIDCKGSNFEYIPFGAERRICPGIKLGLINVELALAYLLYHFDWEPPNGVKCEDLNMTEQFGVTLEEKMSSN; encoded by the exons ATGCTTGGTGTGGAAATTGTGG ACTTACATAATGAGCTCAAGTATTTGAAATCAGTGGTCAAAGAGACCCTCAGGTTACACCCTCCAGCTCCACTTTTGATTCCTAGAGAATGTAGAGAAGCATGTGAGATTAATGGATATCATATACCTGTCAAAAGTAAGGTCACTGTGAATGCTTGGGCAATTGGAAGAGATCCAAACTACTATTGTGAACCAGAGAGGTTTTATCCAGAGAGATTTACTGATAGTACCATTGACTGCAAAGGAAGTAATTTTGAATACATTCCATTTGGTGCTGAAAGAAGAATATGCCCGGGCATCAAATTAGGCTTAATAAATGTTGAGCTGGCCCTTGCATATTTGCTGTATCACTTTGATTGGGAGCCTCCTAATGGAGTGAAATGTGAGGACTTGAACATGACTGAGCAATTTGGAGTGACGTTAGAAGAAAAAATGAGCAGCAATTGA
- the LOC107459331 gene encoding pentatricopeptide repeat-containing protein At1g09900-like, which yields MDLVASHKQFCSFGHLLKDGTRDCSTRSRTLDNTSSVFNIGVSNISVKSHSLCSSDDSSVTAFAKSKSSWSRRHRCVSAVLKYETFGLNGSSQHSIKFPKGDSNEEESLPNGVSASLNFEEFENNHLQMLVRNGEMEEGLKLLEHMIKHGNIPDVNASSALVCQFCKVGRTKKARRIMKILEEFGGVIDLTSYNILIDAYCRSGAIEEALWVLDRMSVAPNAITFDTIFRSLCGRGKLKQAMEVLNRQLQSECHPDVISYTVLIDATCRESGVDQAMKLIDEMRSKGCKPDVVTYNVIINGICKEGRLDEAIRLLSNLPSYGCQPDVISHNIILRGLCSMGRWMDAKGLVAGMICKGCSPSVVTFNILISFLCQKGLLGQAIDILKMMPKHGCLPNPRSYNPLLQGFCYVNKIDRAIEYLEIMVNKGCRPNIVTYNILLLALCKDGRVDDAAEIMNQLSCKGCSPSRVTYNIVIYGLLNVGKTENAMELFKEMCRKGLKPDKVSYNTLIDGLLKAGKTDLAMELFEKMRTRGPKPDTITYTSLVRGLSRKGKVREAIKFLHDLEELGFRPNVFFYNSVMKGLCKAQQTSAAIDFLARMTAKGCKPSEDTYKILVEGIACEGLVKEALGLLNVLCYGRFVRKSLAEKVAMNIYRIHQQLEQQLSVISQTYNLVNVAPSNKSTHTSSCLS from the coding sequence ATGGATTTGGTGGCATCCCACAAACAGTTTTGCTCATTTGGGCATTTGCTTaaggatggcacaagagattgTAGCACCAGAAGTAGGACTTTGGATAACACTAGTTCTGTATTCAATATAGGAGTAAGTAATATCTCTGTTAAATCTCATTCACTATGTTCCTCTGATGATAGCAGTGTTACTGCGTTTGCAAAATCTAAGAGCAGTTGGTCTAGAAGGCATCGTTGTGTTTCTGCTGTTTTGAAATATGAAACTTTTGGTTTGAATGGTAGTTCACAACATTCTATAAAGTTTCCAAAAGGGGATTCAAATGAGGAGGAATCCTTGCCAAATGGTGTTAGTGCTTCCCTGAATTTTGAGGAATTTGAGAATAATCATCTGCAAATGTTGGTTAGAAATGGGGAAATGGAGGAAGGGTTAAAGCTTTTAGAGCATATGATTAAACATGGCAATATCCCTGATGTCAATGCGAGCAGTGCTCTGGTCTGCCAATTTTGCAAGGTTGGCAGGACCAAGAAGGCAAGGAGaatcatgaaaattttggaggagtTTGGTGGTGTTATTGATTTAACCAGTTACAATATTTTGATTGATGCTTATTGCAGATCAGGGGCGATAGAGGAGGCCTTGTGGGTTTTGGATCGCATGAGTGTTGCTCCTAATGCCATTACTTTCGATACAATTTTTCGTAGTTTGTGTGGTAGAGGGAAACTGAAGCAAGCCATGGAAGTTCTTAACAGGCAGCTGCAAAGCGAGTGTCATCCAGATGTGATTTCATACACTGTATTGATTGATGCAACTTGTAGAGAATCTGGAGTTGATCAGGCAATGAAGTTGATTGATGAGATGAGAAGCAAAGGATGCAAACCCGATGTGGTCACATATAATGTTATTATCAATGGTATTTGCAAAGAAGGTAGGTTGGATGAAGCAATCAGATTGTTAAGTAACTTGCCCTCCTATGGTTGTCAGCCTGATGTAATTTCGCATAATATTATTTTGCGTGGCTTGTGTAGCATGGGAAGATGGATGGATGCTAAGGGGCTAGTTGCTGGCATGATTTGTAAGGGTTGTTCCCCTAGTGTTGTTACTTTCAATATCTTGATTAGTTTCCTCTGCCAAAAAGGCTTGTTGGGCCAAGCCATTGATATATTGAAGATGATGCCTAAGCATGGTTGTTTGCCTAATCCCAGGAGTTACAATCCATTGCTTCAAGGGTTTTGCTATGTAAATAAGATTGATAGAGCAATTGAATACTTGGAAATAATGGTAAATAAGGGTTGTCGCCCAAATATAGTGACCTATAATATCTTGCTATTAGCATTATGCAAAGATGGGAGGGTGGATGATGCAGCTGAAATAATGAACCAACTCAGTTGCAAAGGGTGCTCTCCCAGTCGAGTCACTTATAATATAGTAATTTATGGGCTTTTAAATGTGGGAAAAACAGAGAATGCAATGGAACTCTTCAAAGAGATGTGCCGAAAAGGTCTTAAACCTGATAAAGTTTCTTACAATACGCTCATTGATGGGCTTTTAAAGGCAGGAAAGACAGATCTTGCTATGGAACTCTTCGAGAAGATGCGCACAAGAGGTCCTAAACCTGATACAATTACTTACACTTCACTAGTTAGGGGTCTTAGCCGCAAAGGAAAGGTTCGTGAAGCAATCAAGTTTCTACATGACTTGGAAGAATTGGGTTTCAGGCCTAATGTGTTCTTTTATAACTCAGTCATGAAGGGGCTCTGTAAAGCTCAGCAAACCAGTGCTGCCATCGATTTTCTGGCTCGTATGACAGCCAAGGGATGTAAACCAAGTGAGGATACATATAAGATTCTTGTGGAAGGAATCGCTTGTGAGGGATTAGTTAAGGAGGCTTTGGGGTTATTAAATGTGTTGTGCTATGGAAGATTTGTGAGGAAAAGTTTGGCTGAAAAGGTAGCAATGAATATATATAGAATACATCAACAACTAGAGCAACAACTAAGTGTTATCTCTCAAACCTATAATTTAGTTAATGTAGCACCTTCAAACAAATCAACTCATACCTCCAGTTGCTTGTCTTGA
- the LOC107459330 gene encoding pentatricopeptide repeat-containing protein At5g55840: protein MVLNMEKSIYTFLTVHRWESLNCMRYSLASLRPVHGRLALKFLNWVINQPNFELNHVTHIVCTTTHILVRARMYNFAKATLSHLLHLPIGLNSAFFALMDTYSICNSSPAVFDILIRVCLKENMVGDAVQVFYLMGSRGFKPSVCTCNMVLGSLAKGRTHDLFWSFFKGMLAKRVHPDVATFNILLNALCERGKFKSAGLLLSKMEESGYLPNVVTYNTLLNWYCKKGKYKGASEMIDRMEAKGIAVDVCTYNLLIDNLCREGKSAKGYLMLKRMRKNAVYPNEITYNTLINGFVKEGKIAVASRVFDEMLLFNLFPNSISYNTLVDGHCRNGNFGEAFRLVDLMESHGLRPNEVTYGALLNGLSKHAEFGLVSRILERMRMNGVRICRISYTTMIDGMCKNGLLEEAAHLMDDLLEVSINLDVITFSVLINGFLRVGKINNAKEIMCKMYKAGVVPNSSLYSTLIYNYCKMGNLEEALKTYAIMNHSGHVADRFTCNVLVATFCRCGRLEEAEYFMDHMSRMSLDPDSVTFDCIINSYGNSGNALKAFSVFDKMISLGHSPSRFTYGGLVKGLCTSGCIKEAITFMHQLSCIPYVVDNVFYNTVLTWACRLGNLSDAVALIYEMIKNNFMPDSYTYSNLIGLLCKKHEVVAALLFSEKAMEKGLLHPNLVLYTSIIDGLLKAGHSRFAFYIFEDMLNKGVTPDTVALNVLLDWYSRKGKMSKVNDILSTMRNRGLAFNLATYNILMHGYSKRHAMAKCSMLYNGMIRDGFRKDRLTWHSLILGYCSSGSLDVAVKILRWMTLEGSIADCFTFNMLITKLCERDQIKKAFDLVKLMNRLGVIPNVDTYNALFLGLIRTGAFDEAHYVLQALSANGSVPTCKRYITLINSMCRVGNVKGAMKLQDEMRTLGVTSSDVAMSAVVRGLAHSGKTENAVWVLDFMLGKKIIPTTATFTTLMHACCKEANVAKALELKNIMERCHLKLDVAAYNVLVSGLCANGDTESAFQLYEEMKQRDICPNTSIFTVLIDSFCDGNYHNESEKLLRDLQARELFILDLCRGTESLNELLVIARKELIHLRDKRRRKFGC from the coding sequence ATGGTTTTGAATATGGAGAAGAGCATATACACATTTCTCACTGTGCACCGTTGGGAATCACTCAACTGTATGAGGTATAGTTTGGCTTCACTGAGACCTGTCCATGGAAGATTAGCTCTCAAATTTCTGAATTGGGTTATTAACCAGCCCAATTTTGAGCTCAATCATGTCACCCACATAGTATGCACTACCACTCACATACTTGTTAGGGCTAGAATGTACAATTTTGCCAAAGCAACCTTGTCCCACTTGTTGCATTTGCCAATTGGCTTGAACTCTGCATTTTTTGCTCTTATGGACACATACTCAATTTGCAACTCTAGCCCTGCTGTTTTCGACATCTTGATTCGAGTTTGCTTGAAAGAAAACATGGTTGGAGATGCTGTGCAGGTTTTCTACTTGATGGGATCCCGGGGGTTCAAGCCTTCTGTATGCACTTGTAACATGGTGCTTGGTTCGTTGGCGAAGGGCCGGACTCATGACCTTTTTTGGTCCTTTTTCAAAGGAATGCTTGCCAAGAGGGTTCATCCTGATGTTGCAACATTCAACATATTGTTAAATGCTTTGTGTGAGCGGGGGAAGTTTAAGAGTGCTGGTTTGCTCTTGAGTAAGATGGAAGAGAGTGGTTATCTTCCGAATGTGGTTACTTATAATACTTTGCTCAATTGGTATTGCAAGAAGGGGAAGTATAAAGGGGCGTCAGAAATGATTGATCGCATGGAAGCTAAGGGTATTGCAGTTGATGTTTGTACATATAATTTGTTGATAGACAATTTGTGCCGGGAAGGCAAGAGTGCGAAAGGTTACTTAATGTTGAAAAGGATGAGAAAGAATGCGGTGTATCCCAACGAGATCACTTACAACACTCTCATTAATGGATTTGTTAAGGAGGGAAAGATTGCAGTTGCTTCTCGAGTCTTTGATGAgatgttgttgtttaatttgttCCCTAATAGCATCAGTTACAATACTTTGGTTGACGGGCATTGTCGCAATGGCAACTTTGGCGAAGCCTTCAGACTCGTTGATCTGATGGAGTCACATGGTTTGAGACCTAATGAAGTGACGTATGGGGCTCTTTTGAATGGGCTATCCAAGCATGCTGAATTTGGATTGGTATCTAGAATACTTGAGCGAATGAGGATGAATGGGGTGAGAATTTGTCGTATTAGTTATACTACAATGATTGATGGGATGTGTAAGAATGGCCTACTTGAAGAAGCTGCACATTTGATGGATGATTTATTAGAAGTTTCCATCAATCTTGACGTCATTACATTTTCAGTTCTTATAAATGGATTTTTGAGGGTGGGGAAGATAAATAATGCAAAGGAGATAATGTGTAAAATGTACAAGGCTGGAGTAGTGCCAAACAGCAGTTTGTATTCAACATTAATCTACAATTATTGTAAGATGGGAAACCTTGAAGAGGCATTAAAAACTTATGCAATTATGAACCATAGTGGTCACGTTGCAGATCGATTCACATGCAATGTGTTGGTGGCCACTTTTTGTAGATGTGGGAGACTTGAAGAGGCTGAGTACTTTATGGATCACATGAGCAGGATGAGTCTTGATCCTGATTCTGTTACTTTTGATTGCATTATAAATAGTTATGGAAATTCTGGTAATGCATTAAAAGCATTTtctgtgtttgataaaatgattAGTTTAGGCCATTCCCCTAGTCGATTCACATATGGTGGCCTGGTGAAAGGACTTTGCACTAGTGGATGTATTAAAGAGGCAATCACGTTTATGCATCAACTTTCTTGCATTCCTTATGTTGTTGATAATGTTTTCTACAACACAGTACTTACTTGGGCATGTAGATTAGGTAATTTATCAGATGCAGTTGCCCTTATTTATGAGATGATTAAAAACAATTTTATGCCAGATAGTTATACATACAGCAATCTTATTGGGTTGCTATGCAAGAAGCATGAAGTGGTTGCTGCACTTCTTTTCTCAGAGAAGGCAATGGAGAAAGGATTGTTACATCCTAATCTTGTCTTGTACACTAGTATAATTGATGGGCTTCTTAAGGCAGGACATTCAAGATTCgctttctatatttttgaagATATGCTGAACAAAGGTGTTACCCCTGATACTGTAGCATTGAATGTACTGTTGGATTGGTACTCAAGGAAGGGGAAAATGTCAAAGGTAAATGATATCCTTTCCACAATGAGGAATAGAGGTTTAGCGTTCAATTTAGCTACTTACAATATTCTCATGCATGGATATTCAAAGAGGCATGCGATGGCAAAGTGTTCTATGCTGTATAATGGCATGATCAGAGACGGTTTCAGGAAGGATAGGTTAACTTGGCATTCTCTTATTCTTGGGTATTGTAGCTCTGGATCATTGGATGTTGctgtaaaaattttaagatggaTGACACTTGAAGGTTCTATTGCTGATTGTTTTACATTTAACATGCTTATTACTAAGCTCTGTGAAAGGGATCAGATCAAAAAGGCCTTTGATCTGGTAAAACTGATGAATAGGTTAGGAGTTATTCCTAATGTAGATACATACAATGCCCTTTTTCTTGGACTTATTAGAACTGGTGCTTTTGATGAAGCTCATTATGTTTTGCAAGCCTTATCGGCAAATGGTTCTGTTCCTACATGTAAACGATATATCACTTTAATCAATAGCATGTGTAGAGTTGGAAATGTAAAAGGAGCAATGAAACTTCAAGATGAGATGAGAACACTTGGTGTCACCTCCAGTGATGTTGCTATGAGTGCTGTTGTTAGAGGTCTTGCACATTCAGGGAAGACCGAAAATGCTGTTTGGGTTCTTGATTTCATGCTTGGGAAGAAAATCATTCCAACTACTGCTACTTTCACCACATTAATGCATGCTTGTTGCAAAGAAGCTAATGTTGCAAAGGCTTTAGAATTGAAGAATATAATGGAGCGTTGCCATTTAAAGCTTGATGTTGCTGCATACAATGTTCTTGTATCAGGCCTTTGTGCCAATGGTGATACTGAATCTGCTTTTCAACTTTATGAGGAGATGAAACAAAGAGATATTTGCCCCAATACCTCTATATTTACTGTTCTCATTGATTCTTTTTGTGATGGAAATTACCACAACGAAAGTGAAAAGCTTTTGAGAGATCTACAGGCAAGGGAGCTGTTTATTCTGGATTTATGTCGAGGCACTGAAAGCTTGAATGAATTATTAGTGATTGCTAGGAAAGAGTTGATTCACTTGAGAGATAAAAGGAGAAGAAAGTTTGGTTGCTAA